A window from Cyanobacteriota bacterium encodes these proteins:
- a CDS encoding CIA30 family protein, with protein sequence MTEKSSAPWDFGRFLKTVAYFGEVPLLSKLDWFQHLMGSRVEPRLDAAALASTEANLLVDFTQPIANLSDHWGALDDVVMGGASQSQLIQQDGVALFTGILSTANSGGFASVRTRNIDPPLDLSAAMGIQLQVKGDGKRYKFMVRSQTQWDGIAYCYSFDTIAEQWITVQIPFAAMIPVFRARTLNSAEPLNTRQICSLQLMLSKFEYDGALNPHFAPGRFCLAVKTIATYQ encoded by the coding sequence ATGACTGAAAAAAGCTCAGCACCTTGGGATTTTGGTCGGTTTCTAAAAACCGTTGCCTACTTTGGTGAAGTGCCCCTGCTCAGCAAATTGGACTGGTTTCAACATTTGATGGGTAGCCGTGTAGAGCCAAGGTTAGATGCGGCTGCGTTAGCTTCAACAGAGGCCAATTTACTGGTTGACTTTACCCAGCCGATCGCCAATCTTAGTGACCATTGGGGGGCACTGGATGATGTAGTTATGGGGGGTGCTAGCCAAAGTCAGCTCATCCAGCAGGATGGTGTAGCATTATTTACTGGAATACTCTCCACTGCTAATTCTGGGGGGTTTGCTTCGGTACGAACGCGCAATATCGACCCTCCGTTGGATTTGTCGGCAGCAATGGGCATTCAGTTGCAGGTCAAGGGTGACGGCAAGCGCTATAAGTTTATGGTGCGCTCCCAAACTCAGTGGGATGGGATCGCCTATTGTTACTCGTTTGACACGATCGCCGAGCAGTGGATTACTGTTCAAATTCCCTTTGCGGCAATGATCCCGGTGTTTCGTGCCCGCACGCTTAACTCGGCTGAACCACTTAATACTCGACAGATTTGTTCCCTGCAACTGATGCTAAGTAAGTTTGAATACGATGGTGCGCTAAATCCCCACTTTGCCCCAGGGAGGTTTTGTCTAGCAGTGAAGACGATCGCCACCTACCAATAG